The nucleotide window CACCTGCGACGGCCCCTTCAAAGTAAACCTGGACCGTTACAAATACCCGAGCCGCTACGCACTGGAAAACGGTGCAGCAGACCGTGATCAGGGGGCTGCCTTCCTCGCTCAACTGGAGTCCAAGTTGGCAATCCAGCCCTTTCTGACAGGAACACATTTCGGTTTCACAGATGCTGCCATCGCGCCCTTTGTGCGCCAGTTCGCGCACACGGATACCGGCTGGTTTGCTGCTCAGCCCTGGCCCGCCCTGCAAGACTGGTTACAGGCATTCGAGGCATCGCCGCTTTTTGCGGCAGTCATGCACAAACAACCCGAATGGGTGGCAGGCAATCCCGACGGCCTGTTTGCGCCGCAAATTCGCAGCCTGCCGCTGCAAACGTTGTAAGAACGCATCCAGTTACAAGTTGTCACTATTAATCTGCAGCAGTTACACACTGCAGCACCCGCCTGGCCACCCGAGTCACCGGTGTGTAGCACGGGCTGTGCGATCATCAAAGCCTGCCTTTCCGTTGGACACCATACCGCTGTCAGTGAACGCTGATCAAGCGGTTTTCATAATATTTTGATGAACGCCATACCGTCACCTGCTGAACCGCTGTCCGGCCCCCAGTCGCGCGCGCTGGCGCAGCGTCTGGTGCGGGCGATGGTGGGCAAGACGCTGACCTTTTTTGCCGACCACCAGGTAGCGTTTCTCAAGCAAGTCCGCGCGCAATTGCTGGACCGGGCCGACGGCAAGCCCTCCCTGTTGCAGGGCCAGCACCTGCGCTCTGCAGCTGTGCTGCTGGACCGGCAGGCCGATGCGTTTCTGCGCGGCTTTGGCCAAACCCTGCAGCAGTGCGTGAACGAAGAGGTGCGAGCCGCCTTTCCGCAACTGGAGAACCTCTCCGCCCAGACCACCGCCAAGAGCGATGACCTGGACGGTTTGACCCTGAGCCTGATCGATGTAGACGAGGTGCACCGCATCCTGCTGTTGGACCGCATCTCCCAGCCCTTCAACGCGGTGTACGAGGCCAGCCTCACGCCGCTGTCGCAGCGCCTGTCCGTGTTATTTGCGGCAGACAGCGCATCGCTGTCCAGCAACCCTTTTCGCCCGGCCATTTTTCTCAAGGCCTTCATGAACGCCTGGGTCGAAGGCAAGTTCGACGAAGAGGCCACCGAAGACCTGATGCAAACGCTGGTGCCCGAGCACAGCATTGACCTGGCCCCCTTGTACAAAGACCTGCTGGCTGTGCTGGCGATGGCGGGCGTGCAAGCCCGCACCGAGCAGCACCGCATCCGTAAAGCGCCCAACTCTTCCATGGCCCCGCTTTCCAGCAAGCCGGCGCCCCTGGAAAGCCAGCCCGCCCCTCTGTCGCGCAACGACTCGGGCTATGCATCCCTGCAGTCACAGGCACCGCAATCCGCTTGGGGCGGCCTGGCACCTGTGGGCCGCACCATCGCCGCGCAGGTTGCCACACAGGCACGCGCCTTCCTGCAGCGACTGGGCGTAGGCATTGGCGGCAGCTCTGCCAACGCATCCCGCGCCATGCCTTTGGGCGACGACGCGGGTTACGCACCAGACGCACAGCCCGCTGCCGTGCAACAGGCAGCCGACCCGGTCTTCCTGAACTACCTGCAAAACATCCAGGACGGCACTGACGCGTCGTCCGCCTACCAGTTCTCGGACGACGAGAACATCCACAACCACAACGTGTTGCGCCAGATGCGCGACCGCGAAGAGGTGCGCAACGCACCCGAGCTAGACCGTGGCACGGTGGACGCGCTGGCTGAAGTATTCGACTACGTGTTTGCCGATTTGGCCATTCCGCTGCAGATGAAGATGGTGATTGGCCGCCTGCAGATCCCGGTGCTCAAGGCGGCCATGATCGACCGCGACTTCTTTTTGTCGGGTGACCATCCGGCGCGCAAGTTGGTCGACACACTGGCCTCGGCGTCCGTCGCCTGGGCCCCGGAAAAAGGCGAGAACGACCCGCTCTACGTGCGTATTGAACACACGGTGCAGCGCGTCCTCAAGGAGTTTGAAGACGACCTGGACCTGTTCAGCAACCTGCTGGTGGAGTTCAGCGAGTTCCTGTTCGAGACCGAGCAGCAGGTCGAGCGGCAGATCGAGCCCGTCGCCACACAGGAGCGCAATGTCGAGTCGCTGGCCGATGCCCGCGCCCAGGCCGACGAGGCCATCCACGCACGCATCAGCGCTCTGCCAGCCGGTTTGACGCTGGCACCATTTCTCACGCCCTTCCTGACCACACAATGGCGCGAGGTAGTCGCCCTGGCCCTGCTGCGCAAAGACACCGAGCACGGCGCGGGGGACGCTGCGCTCAAAACCATGGACGCGCTGATCTGGAGCACCCAGCCCAAAACCACGGCCGAAGACCGCCGCCAACTGGTGGACGTGTTGCCGGAGATGATCCGCAACCTGAACGCCGGGCTGGACGACATGGCCTGGGACGGCGACCCGCGCGCCAAGTTCACACGCCGACTGATCAACACCCACATGCTGGCCATCCGCATGAAGGCCCCGGCGCCCCAGGACAGCCAGGCCGCTTCACTGGAAGAAGCCGAGAGCAAACAGGCCATCACCGCGCTGGACGAACGCCGTGCCAGCAAGCTGGCCTTCGGCATCGATGCCTTTGACGAAGCTGCCCACCAGTTGGCGCGTGGGCTCTGGTTTGAGATCAGCGAAGCACCCGCTGCCGCCTACCGCTGCAAGCTCAGTTGGGTCAGCCCCATGCGCACCCGTTTCCTGTTTACCAACCGTGAAGGGCACGACGCCTTTGTGCGCTCCGAACGCGAAGTGGCCGCCATGCTGCGCATGGGCACGCTGCAGCAACTGGACCAGGCGCCCATCATCTCGCGCGCGCTGGACAAACTCATGGCCGACAGCGAAGGGCAGAACCAGCTCGCCGCCTGACACCTCCCCCGAGGCAAATTGCTATTATTTCAATAGCTGTTTGCGCACACCCCATAAGGGCTGGAGGCCTAAAAGACTTAAATTCCCGGGCTACCAGCGTTCCATGTAGGGGCGCAGGTCCAGCTCAAACGTCCACGCGTCGCGCGGCTGGTTGTGCAAATACCAGTAGTTCTCCGCAATGTGCTCGGGGTTCAGGATGCCGTCCTGGTCCTTGAGTGCGTAACGCTCGGGGAACGAGGTGCGGATGAAATCAGTGTCGATGGCACCGTCCACCACTACGTGCGCCACGTGGATGTTCTTCGGCCCCAGCTCGCGCGCCATGCTTTGCGCCAGCGCACGCAGCGCATGTTTGGCACCGGCAAAGGCCGCAAAGTGGGATGCACCGCGCAGTGCCGCTGTCGCGCCGGTGAACAGAATCGTGCCGCGCTCCCGCTTCACCATGCGCCGGGCCGCCTGCTGCGCGTTCAGGAAACCGCTCAAGCAAGCCATCTCCCAGATCTTGAAGTACTTGCGCGCCGTCTCGTCAAGGATGCTGCAGGGCACGTTGGCGCCGATGTTGAACACCAGCACCTCGATGGGGCCATGCTCGGCTTCGATCTGCTCGAACAAGGCCGCAACGTCTTCCTCCTTGCGCGCATCGCTGGCGTAGCCAAAGGCCTGACCGCCCTCAGCGCGGATGCTGTCCACCAGCGGTTGCAGCTTGTCGGCCGAGCGGCGCGTCACGCAGGCAATAAAGCCCTCTTTCGCAAAGCGCTTGGCAATCGCGCCACCGGTGGAATCGCCCGCGCCAATAACCAGCGCGACTTTGGGTTGGGATGAAGTGGAAGACATGGATGCTCCTTAAGAAGAGGTGGGCGCACTGGCGCCCTTGCGTTCGGCCTTGTCGATAAAGCGCCGGCTGGCCGCCAGAATTTCCTTGCGCGTGCGCTCGCTCTCCACCGCACGTGCCAGCACCACGGCACCCACACACTGGGCAATCAGCGCCCACGCCGCATCGGCGTCACCGGTGCGCGCGCTCCAGCTCTTTTGCGTGCGCTTGAGAGCAGCCTCCACCGTGCTGCGCACCTCGGGGCCCGCGCGCGCAATCTCTGCACCCAGTACCGGCAGCGCGCAGCCCACATCAGGGTTCATCGCGTGGAAGCTGCTCAGGTAATCGCGCACGCACTTGGCCACATGGTTGTCCGGCGCATCCTTGTCACCCGCCAGCATGCTGCTGCTGTTCTCCATCTCCTCAGCGACCAGCGCCTCAAACAGCGCCTGCTTGGACGGGAAGTGGCTGTAAAACGCCCCACCCGTGAGGCCAATGGACGCCATCAGTGCATCCACGCCGGTGCTGGCAAAGCCGCCCTTCTTCGCAATCGCACGGCTGCTGTCCAGCAGCTTCTGGCGCGTCTCGTTCTTGTGGGTACTGGCGTAGCGCATGCGGGGACTCCGGGATTTCCATATTGACAGGCCAGACTCTATTACATAA belongs to Rhodoferax saidenbachensis and includes:
- a CDS encoding glutathione S-transferase, translated to MRARLALAASGQVCVLREIALARKPAEMLAASPKGTVPVLVLADGTVIEQSLDIMRWALHRHDPHAWLPEGEGTLAEALQWIATCDGPFKVNLDRYKYPSRYALENGAADRDQGAAFLAQLESKLAIQPFLTGTHFGFTDAAIAPFVRQFAHTDTGWFAAQPWPALQDWLQAFEASPLFAAVMHKQPEWVAGNPDGLFAPQIRSLPLQTL
- a CDS encoding DUF1631 family protein; translation: MNAIPSPAEPLSGPQSRALAQRLVRAMVGKTLTFFADHQVAFLKQVRAQLLDRADGKPSLLQGQHLRSAAVLLDRQADAFLRGFGQTLQQCVNEEVRAAFPQLENLSAQTTAKSDDLDGLTLSLIDVDEVHRILLLDRISQPFNAVYEASLTPLSQRLSVLFAADSASLSSNPFRPAIFLKAFMNAWVEGKFDEEATEDLMQTLVPEHSIDLAPLYKDLLAVLAMAGVQARTEQHRIRKAPNSSMAPLSSKPAPLESQPAPLSRNDSGYASLQSQAPQSAWGGLAPVGRTIAAQVATQARAFLQRLGVGIGGSSANASRAMPLGDDAGYAPDAQPAAVQQAADPVFLNYLQNIQDGTDASSAYQFSDDENIHNHNVLRQMRDREEVRNAPELDRGTVDALAEVFDYVFADLAIPLQMKMVIGRLQIPVLKAAMIDRDFFLSGDHPARKLVDTLASASVAWAPEKGENDPLYVRIEHTVQRVLKEFEDDLDLFSNLLVEFSEFLFETEQQVERQIEPVATQERNVESLADARAQADEAIHARISALPAGLTLAPFLTPFLTTQWREVVALALLRKDTEHGAGDAALKTMDALIWSTQPKTTAEDRRQLVDVLPEMIRNLNAGLDDMAWDGDPRAKFTRRLINTHMLAIRMKAPAPQDSQAASLEEAESKQAITALDERRASKLAFGIDAFDEAAHQLARGLWFEISEAPAAAYRCKLSWVSPMRTRFLFTNREGHDAFVRSEREVAAMLRMGTLQQLDQAPIISRALDKLMADSEGQNQLAA
- a CDS encoding SDR family oxidoreductase, coding for MSSTSSQPKVALVIGAGDSTGGAIAKRFAKEGFIACVTRRSADKLQPLVDSIRAEGGQAFGYASDARKEEDVAALFEQIEAEHGPIEVLVFNIGANVPCSILDETARKYFKIWEMACLSGFLNAQQAARRMVKRERGTILFTGATAALRGASHFAAFAGAKHALRALAQSMARELGPKNIHVAHVVVDGAIDTDFIRTSFPERYALKDQDGILNPEHIAENYWYLHNQPRDAWTFELDLRPYMERW
- a CDS encoding TetR/AcrR family transcriptional regulator, encoding MRYASTHKNETRQKLLDSSRAIAKKGGFASTGVDALMASIGLTGGAFYSHFPSKQALFEALVAEEMENSSSMLAGDKDAPDNHVAKCVRDYLSSFHAMNPDVGCALPVLGAEIARAGPEVRSTVEAALKRTQKSWSARTGDADAAWALIAQCVGAVVLARAVESERTRKEILAASRRFIDKAERKGASAPTSS